In Geotalea uraniireducens, one genomic interval encodes:
- a CDS encoding 4Fe-4S dicluster domain-containing protein — MCEFCVKHGEGERWYLQAKNYSEDMLSDLRRRKLIGAFADPETIRREFAGEAQALERLDRLPWFLRAMFGRLLTRKMKKLHFGQVVPIEEIERIFAFANSIVRLACICRKITRGVEKRYCYGISLGPDGGELIGIFRDLGWQPSGTPGDRRYEILTRDEALAALRDHEREGLCHTIWTFRAPFIGAICNCDRADCLALSTTISHAVPIMFRAEFVAAIEPALCTGCRQCMGLCQFGALSYSATSKKAVVDQTGCYGCGVCRSGCRTGAIKLGERAKSPVAAHVW, encoded by the coding sequence ATGTGCGAGTTCTGCGTCAAGCATGGCGAGGGAGAGCGCTGGTATCTACAGGCGAAGAATTATTCCGAGGATATGCTGAGCGATCTGCGCCGGCGCAAGCTGATCGGTGCCTTCGCCGACCCGGAGACGATCCGGCGGGAGTTTGCCGGGGAAGCACAGGCGCTGGAGCGGCTCGACCGGCTCCCCTGGTTCCTCCGGGCGATGTTCGGCCGGCTTTTGACCCGGAAGATGAAGAAGCTCCATTTCGGCCAGGTGGTGCCGATCGAGGAGATCGAACGGATCTTCGCCTTCGCCAACTCCATCGTCCGCCTCGCCTGTATCTGCCGCAAGATCACCCGCGGCGTGGAGAAGCGGTACTGCTACGGGATCAGCCTCGGTCCCGACGGCGGGGAGCTGATCGGTATCTTCCGCGACCTCGGCTGGCAGCCCTCCGGCACCCCCGGCGACCGGCGCTACGAAATCCTCACCAGGGATGAGGCCCTGGCCGCGCTGCGCGATCACGAGCGGGAAGGGCTCTGCCATACCATCTGGACCTTCCGCGCTCCCTTCATCGGCGCGATCTGCAACTGCGACCGCGCCGACTGCCTGGCGCTGAGCACTACCATCAGCCATGCGGTGCCGATCATGTTCCGCGCCGAGTTCGTTGCCGCAATCGAGCCGGCTCTCTGCACCGGCTGTCGGCAATGCATGGGGCTCTGCCAGTTCGGCGCCCTGAGCTACAGCGCCACGTCAAAAAAAGCGGTGGTCGACCAGACCGGCTGTTACGGCTGCGGCGTCTGCCGCAGCGGCTGCCGCACCGGTGCCATCAAGCTCGGCGAGCGGGCCAAATCGCCGGTGGCGGCGCATGTGTGGTGA
- a CDS encoding MlaE family ABC transporter permease: MLRTVIEKLGAMTLFVVREMGRMLIFLLYALYIIIRDPGRPIHIFKQIHFIGAKSLFVIFLTAAFTGMVLGLQGYYTLTKFGSEGMLGSVVALSLIRELGPVLSALMVTGRAGSAITAEIGIKKITEQIDALKTMALEPFKYLISPKVIGALIALPLLCAIFDVVGIYGGYLVGVKLLGVNPGAYFYEMEKSVELKDVWSGFVKSVSFGMIISWICCYKGYTASHGAEGVSRATTEAVVMASVLVLVWDYFLTSVML; the protein is encoded by the coding sequence GTGCTGCGCACCGTCATCGAAAAACTGGGGGCCATGACCCTGTTCGTCGTCCGGGAAATGGGGCGGATGCTTATTTTCCTGCTCTACGCCCTCTACATCATCATCCGCGATCCCGGCCGGCCGATCCACATCTTCAAACAGATCCACTTCATCGGCGCCAAGTCACTGTTCGTCATCTTCCTCACCGCCGCCTTCACCGGGATGGTCCTCGGCCTCCAGGGTTACTACACCCTGACCAAGTTCGGCTCCGAGGGGATGCTCGGTTCCGTCGTCGCCCTGTCGCTGATCCGTGAGCTGGGACCGGTGCTGTCGGCACTGATGGTCACCGGCCGGGCCGGCAGCGCCATCACCGCCGAGATCGGCATCAAGAAGATCACCGAACAGATCGATGCCCTGAAGACAATGGCCCTGGAGCCGTTCAAATACCTGATCTCGCCGAAGGTCATCGGCGCGCTGATCGCCCTCCCCCTGCTCTGCGCCATCTTCGACGTGGTCGGGATCTACGGCGGCTACCTGGTCGGGGTCAAACTGCTCGGCGTCAATCCCGGCGCCTATTTTTACGAGATGGAAAAGAGCGTCGAGTTGAAGGACGTCTGGTCCGGCTTCGTCAAATCGGTCTCCTTCGGGATGATCATCTCCTGGATCTGCTGCTATAAAGGCTACACCGCCAGTCATGGCGCCGAAGGGGTTTCCCGCGCCACCACCGAAGCGGTGGTCATGGCGTCGGTACTGGTGCTGGTCTGGGACTACTTCCTGACCTCGGTGATGCTGTAG
- a CDS encoding TIGR00341 family protein yields the protein MSRTAEKFASLLKGWLREQVANINPGAVIRDILSEIEITAGYFFVLTVANLIALCGLIMNSSPVIIGAMLVSPLMGPILSFGFAFVTGDNVIWNKSVKKISLSVALSIAVAAAATYVSPLKDVTAEILSRTRPNLYDLIIAFLAGTAGASAICTKKNYLTIVPGVAIATAVIPPLSVAGFGAGIASLKIFYGGFLLFFTNFVAIVLSTCAVFSFYGFRRKMAADELSQMKKRFAFLIAVLVVISIPLIYTLHTSIAEVRQRTAIQDALQQALEQEKRSHLATFAYAVNSAGILEINALVNTVRYLSDAETKKAETSIGRALGRKVVLNVEQVKVQAGGLKQEIAKATIPAIAPPKPPGEIIRSSAQSAIAVVKQSAVKVDTIIAPSRISDFSVGFNDKSAAVAILLEIRRDTPLSDEQTTWIKRMLAADLNLPVDLTVKTIPFVPPLVFKPQEDILSDEMNRSIMAIKDLYRQDPSITLRVEATFGHGGKRARQLAEKRLEHVVAVLVNECGVPRQQIKTASGSSPPQPPTVRISVITGRHD from the coding sequence ATGAGCCGAACAGCCGAGAAATTCGCGTCATTACTGAAAGGATGGCTGCGCGAGCAGGTGGCGAACATCAACCCGGGCGCGGTCATCAGGGATATCCTTTCCGAAATCGAGATCACTGCCGGGTATTTTTTCGTCCTCACCGTGGCGAACCTCATCGCCCTCTGCGGCCTGATCATGAACAGCTCGCCGGTGATCATCGGGGCAATGCTCGTTTCGCCGCTGATGGGGCCGATCCTCAGCTTCGGCTTTGCCTTCGTCACCGGCGACAATGTCATCTGGAACAAGTCGGTCAAGAAGATCTCTCTGAGCGTGGCATTGTCGATTGCCGTCGCGGCGGCGGCAACCTACGTCTCGCCCCTGAAGGACGTGACCGCCGAAATTCTCTCCCGCACCCGGCCGAACCTCTACGACCTGATCATCGCCTTTCTGGCCGGCACCGCCGGGGCGAGCGCCATCTGCACCAAGAAAAACTATCTGACCATCGTTCCGGGGGTCGCCATCGCCACTGCCGTCATCCCCCCCTTGAGCGTCGCCGGCTTCGGTGCCGGAATTGCCAGCCTCAAGATCTTCTATGGTGGCTTCCTGCTGTTCTTCACCAACTTCGTCGCCATCGTCCTCTCCACCTGTGCGGTCTTCTCCTTCTACGGTTTCAGGAGAAAAATGGCCGCTGACGAACTCTCGCAGATGAAGAAGCGGTTTGCCTTTCTCATTGCCGTCCTGGTGGTGATTTCGATCCCGCTCATCTATACGCTGCATACCTCAATCGCGGAAGTGCGGCAGCGAACCGCCATCCAGGACGCGTTGCAGCAGGCGCTGGAGCAGGAAAAGCGCTCCCATCTGGCCACCTTTGCCTATGCGGTCAACAGCGCGGGCATTCTTGAGATCAATGCCCTGGTGAACACGGTGCGGTATCTGAGCGACGCCGAGACGAAAAAGGCGGAAACCTCCATCGGCCGGGCCCTGGGGAGAAAAGTCGTCCTTAACGTGGAGCAGGTGAAAGTTCAGGCGGGCGGGCTCAAACAGGAGATTGCCAAGGCCACTATCCCGGCCATCGCCCCGCCGAAGCCTCCCGGCGAGATCATCAGGAGTTCGGCGCAGAGCGCCATCGCGGTCGTCAAACAGTCGGCGGTCAAGGTCGACACGATCATTGCGCCGTCCAGGATCAGCGATTTTTCGGTCGGCTTCAACGACAAGTCGGCCGCCGTGGCGATCCTCTTGGAGATCCGGCGCGACACGCCGCTGTCCGATGAACAAACCACCTGGATCAAGCGGATGCTCGCCGCCGACCTGAATCTGCCGGTGGACCTCACCGTGAAGACGATACCGTTCGTCCCGCCGCTGGTGTTCAAGCCGCAGGAAGACATCCTGTCGGACGAGATGAACCGGTCGATTATGGCCATTAAGGATCTCTACCGCCAGGACCCGTCCATCACCCTGCGGGTCGAGGCCACCTTCGGCCATGGTGGCAAAAGAGCAAGACAGCTCGCAGAAAAGAGGCTCGAACACGTTGTCGCCGTTTTGGTCAACGAGTGCGGCGTCCCGCGGCAGCAGATCAAAACCGCTTCCGGCAGCAGCCCTCCCCAGCCGCCGACGGTCAGGATCTCGGTAATCACCGGCCGTCACGATTAG
- a CDS encoding PhzF family phenazine biosynthesis protein, protein MARFTYHLVDVFAKEALSGNGLAVFPVAEQLPTDLLQRITREMRQFESIFLGGTTAPGTYRARIFTMEEELAFAGHPIIGAAAVLHAAHFGSEDDVQLLFQLAERTVAVVSRRNGAAYQAEMDQGPATFEPPLGAAARGELLAALNLSPEDLMAELPLQVVSTGLPYLIVPLGANLASARIVRHDFAALLARVGARFAYLLDVPAREGRTWDNDGRVEDIATGSAAGPAGAYLVAHHQAPSDRPLTIHQGRFLGRPSELTVVVAADMTVRVSGDVVFVGHGELDLPDSFRQLPAGNGA, encoded by the coding sequence ATGGCACGATTTACCTATCACCTGGTGGACGTCTTCGCCAAAGAGGCGCTGTCGGGCAACGGGCTCGCCGTTTTCCCCGTGGCGGAGCAGCTGCCGACCGACCTCCTGCAACGCATCACCCGGGAAATGCGCCAATTCGAATCCATCTTCCTCGGGGGGACAACAGCGCCGGGAACGTATCGGGCGCGCATCTTCACCATGGAAGAAGAGCTGGCATTCGCCGGGCATCCGATCATCGGCGCGGCTGCTGTACTCCACGCGGCCCACTTCGGCAGCGAGGATGACGTTCAACTCCTCTTCCAGCTGGCGGAACGGACAGTCGCCGTCGTCAGCCGGCGAAACGGTGCCGCGTATCAGGCCGAGATGGATCAAGGCCCCGCCACCTTCGAGCCGCCGCTCGGCGCCGCCGCGCGCGGGGAGCTGCTGGCGGCCCTCAACCTGTCCCCCGAAGATCTGATGGCGGAATTGCCGTTACAGGTGGTCTCCACAGGGCTCCCCTACCTGATCGTCCCGCTCGGGGCCAACTTGGCCAGCGCCCGCATTGTACGGCACGATTTCGCGGCCCTGCTTGCCCGGGTTGGCGCCCGGTTCGCCTATCTCCTCGATGTCCCGGCCCGCGAGGGGCGCACCTGGGACAATGACGGCCGGGTCGAGGACATCGCCACCGGCAGCGCGGCCGGGCCGGCCGGCGCCTATCTGGTGGCACACCACCAGGCCCCGTCGGATCGCCCGCTGACCATCCACCAGGGCCGCTTCCTCGGCCGGCCCAGCGAACTCACCGTTGTCGTTGCCGCGGATATGACGGTGCGGGTAAGCGGCGATGTGGTCTTCGTCGGGCACGGCGAATTGGACCTGCCCGATTCGTTCCGGCAACTACCCGCCGGCAATGGCGCCTGA
- the lepB gene encoding signal peptidase I produces MSETTATTAPKQFTLKTKSKFREYTETIIWALLLAFAIRTWVIEPFKIPSGSMENTLAIGDHLFVNRFLYGIKIPFTDTRILRIRAPHRGDVVVFEYPEDPSKDFIKRVIGVPGDVIQEKDKVVYVNGVPYRNPHEIHRDSTILPAEAGPRDNFGPVTVPANSYFMMGDNRDNSYDSRFWGFVKDSALKGKAFIKYWSWDQDNWRVRWGSIGQPID; encoded by the coding sequence ATGTCTGAAACAACCGCAACCACCGCCCCCAAACAGTTCACCCTCAAAACAAAATCGAAATTCCGCGAGTACACCGAGACCATCATCTGGGCGCTGCTCCTCGCCTTTGCCATCAGGACCTGGGTGATCGAGCCCTTCAAGATCCCGTCCGGCTCCATGGAGAACACCCTGGCGATCGGCGACCACCTGTTCGTCAACCGGTTCCTCTACGGCATCAAGATTCCCTTCACCGACACCCGCATCCTGCGGATTCGCGCCCCGCACCGCGGCGACGTGGTAGTCTTCGAGTACCCGGAAGACCCGAGCAAGGACTTCATCAAGCGGGTGATCGGCGTGCCGGGCGACGTGATCCAGGAAAAGGACAAAGTCGTCTACGTCAACGGCGTCCCCTACCGCAATCCCCACGAAATCCACCGGGACAGCACCATCCTGCCGGCGGAGGCGGGGCCGCGGGATAACTTCGGCCCGGTCACCGTGCCGGCCAACTCCTACTTCATGATGGGTGACAACCGCGACAACTCTTACGACAGCCGCTTCTGGGGCTTCGTCAAGGACAGCGCGCTGAAGGGCAAGGCATTCATCAAGTACTGGTCGTGGGACCAGGATAACTGGCGGGTGCGCTGGGGAAGCATCGGGCAGCCAATCGACTGA
- a CDS encoding TolC family protein, with translation MKSLQRMALAGLTTLLLLSPAWGSDDQKKVVLSLDDCIRDALATAPELGESQSDIDYSTSRLDEAKAYRYPRIDFLGLIGPVPQARGNQVWSPDGVNDTNRWTWFQRGDATLTQPLYTFGKISENMKAATHGIEVDRAKKEQRRNEVALQVKEYYYGLLLARELKEVILDVREDLDKARKKAKEYLEKGSTNVDDLDIYKLDAFSGEVDKYLEEAKKGEALALAALKSRTGFPAETSLDIATERLTPDEGPVAELPVYLEEAQAKRPEYRQIKEGLVARQALVDAAKAEYYPDVFIAGYLSGAYADKRSRIDNPFVADEFNHLWAGVALGLKWKLDFGITGAKVAGEQAQYNRLLSTKSYAETNIPLQIKKAYLEMKEAEKSIPATEEAYTNAKKWVVAALANFDFGIGPAKEIFEGLQNYARMRASYFQSVYNYKMALANLDYAVGQAPLEKR, from the coding sequence ATGAAATCTTTGCAACGAATGGCGCTGGCCGGGTTGACCACCTTGCTGCTCCTTTCCCCCGCGTGGGGAAGCGACGACCAGAAAAAGGTGGTTCTCAGCCTCGACGACTGCATCCGCGACGCCCTAGCGACCGCCCCGGAACTCGGCGAATCCCAGTCGGACATCGACTATTCCACCTCGCGGCTCGACGAAGCCAAGGCCTACCGCTACCCGCGCATCGACTTCCTCGGCCTGATCGGCCCGGTCCCCCAGGCCCGGGGCAACCAGGTCTGGTCCCCCGACGGGGTCAACGACACCAACCGCTGGACCTGGTTCCAACGCGGCGACGCCACCCTCACCCAGCCGCTTTACACCTTCGGCAAGATCAGCGAAAACATGAAAGCCGCCACCCACGGCATCGAGGTCGACAGGGCGAAAAAAGAGCAGCGGCGCAACGAGGTCGCGCTACAGGTCAAGGAATACTACTACGGCCTGCTGCTGGCCCGGGAACTGAAGGAAGTGATCCTCGACGTCCGGGAAGACTTGGACAAGGCGCGGAAGAAAGCCAAGGAGTACCTGGAAAAGGGCTCGACCAACGTCGACGACTTGGATATCTACAAACTTGACGCTTTCAGCGGCGAAGTGGACAAGTACCTGGAAGAGGCCAAAAAAGGCGAAGCGCTGGCCCTGGCGGCGCTGAAGAGCCGCACCGGCTTCCCTGCCGAGACCAGCCTCGACATCGCCACCGAGCGGCTCACCCCCGACGAAGGACCGGTGGCCGAACTGCCGGTCTACCTCGAAGAGGCCCAGGCCAAGCGCCCCGAGTACCGCCAGATCAAGGAAGGGCTGGTGGCGCGGCAGGCACTGGTTGACGCCGCAAAGGCCGAATACTACCCCGACGTCTTCATCGCCGGTTATCTTTCCGGCGCTTACGCCGACAAGCGGAGCCGGATCGACAACCCGTTCGTCGCCGACGAGTTCAACCATCTTTGGGCCGGGGTCGCCCTCGGCCTGAAGTGGAAGCTCGACTTCGGCATCACCGGCGCCAAGGTCGCCGGCGAACAGGCCCAGTACAACCGGCTGCTCAGCACCAAGAGCTATGCCGAAACCAACATTCCGCTGCAGATCAAGAAGGCCTACCTGGAGATGAAAGAAGCGGAGAAGAGCATCCCTGCCACCGAAGAAGCCTACACCAACGCCAAGAAATGGGTCGTTGCGGCCCTGGCCAACTTCGATTTCGGCATCGGTCCCGCCAAGGAGATCTTCGAAGGGCTGCAGAACTACGCCCGGATGCGGGCCAGTTACTTCCAGTCGGTCTACAACTACAAGATGGCGCTGGCCAACCTCGACTACGCGGTCGGCCAGGCGCCACTCGAAAAACGCTAA
- a CDS encoding SET domain-containing protein-lysine N-methyltransferase, producing the protein MDIEVRLSKTHGFGVFALRDFKPGEVVIAWNTSVRLSHEQAEYVADAEKVYLHPYDAHSYVLVQPPERYVNHSCAHNTEVIDFCDIAVRQISIGEEILSNYETDGAGLSFMCNCGSLHCRGAIGAKKTSEISP; encoded by the coding sequence TTGGATATTGAAGTAAGGTTATCTAAAACTCATGGCTTCGGTGTTTTCGCTTTACGCGATTTCAAGCCAGGAGAAGTCGTAATCGCCTGGAACACTTCTGTTCGCCTTTCGCATGAGCAAGCAGAATATGTTGCAGATGCAGAGAAGGTGTATCTCCACCCTTACGACGCACATTCTTATGTTTTAGTTCAGCCCCCAGAAAGGTACGTTAATCATTCGTGCGCCCACAACACCGAAGTCATTGACTTTTGTGATATAGCTGTGCGCCAGATCAGTATTGGTGAAGAAATTCTGAGTAATTATGAAACTGACGGAGCAGGCCTGTCATTCATGTGTAATTGTGGATCACTGCATTGTAGAGGTGCAATTGGCGCAAAAAAAACGAGCGAGATCAGCCCTTGA
- a CDS encoding RNA polymerase sigma factor, with protein sequence MDDQTIIECVLNGDVNAYALLVRKYHRNLLAFIFRLVRDPHLAEDIGQEVFLNVYKELPRFDTGRGTPFAAWLFIVARNQCIDELRRRRRAEPAAVEQLERLAAGGESAEEALLRREELAALAATVRDLPEPFRATIIMSLKGATLDEIARKSGVPRATVKTRLFRAKEKIALVLKEHFGGVGHERRV encoded by the coding sequence ATGGACGATCAGACCATAATCGAGTGCGTGCTGAACGGCGACGTCAATGCCTATGCCCTGCTCGTCCGGAAATACCACCGCAACCTGCTGGCCTTCATCTTCCGGCTCGTCCGGGACCCGCACCTGGCGGAGGATATCGGCCAGGAGGTCTTCCTGAACGTCTACAAGGAGCTGCCGCGTTTCGACACCGGCCGGGGGACGCCATTCGCCGCCTGGCTGTTCATCGTCGCCCGCAACCAGTGCATCGACGAGTTGCGTCGGCGCCGCCGGGCGGAACCGGCAGCAGTGGAGCAGCTCGAACGGCTGGCCGCCGGCGGCGAATCGGCCGAGGAGGCGCTGCTCCGCCGCGAGGAGTTGGCGGCGCTGGCCGCCACCGTCCGGGACCTCCCCGAGCCGTTCCGCGCCACGATCATCATGAGCCTCAAGGGCGCCACCCTGGACGAAATCGCCCGGAAGTCGGGGGTTCCCCGGGCCACGGTCAAGACGCGGCTTTTCCGCGCCAAAGAGAAGATCGCCCTGGTCCTGAAAGAGCATTTCGGAGGTGTCGGACATGAACGAAGAGTTTGA
- a CDS encoding cohesin domain-containing protein — protein sequence MDFSSVRKYLWRALLVTFLLFTAGCGSGDENTTPAATGTEAAVTLIPVGNGEYTVQGNNLDNLQGMQVDITYDPTVMSSPSVTKGEFISDAFMECNTIAPGIIKIAIIRMVPLSGSGRIATVTFANYSAVPPNAIALQYYLVGASAL from the coding sequence TTGGACTTCAGCTCTGTAAGAAAATATCTGTGGCGGGCGCTACTCGTAACGTTTCTCCTGTTTACGGCAGGCTGCGGCAGCGGCGACGAAAACACCACGCCCGCGGCCACCGGCACGGAGGCTGCGGTGACGCTTATTCCGGTGGGAAACGGGGAGTACACCGTCCAGGGCAACAACCTGGACAATCTCCAGGGAATGCAAGTAGACATTACCTATGATCCGACCGTCATGAGTTCGCCTTCTGTGACCAAGGGGGAATTCATTTCCGACGCATTCATGGAATGCAATACCATCGCTCCCGGGATCATCAAGATTGCCATCATCAGGATGGTGCCACTGTCGGGAAGCGGCCGCATCGCAACCGTCACCTTTGCCAATTATTCGGCGGTCCCCCCGAATGCCATTGCGCTCCAATATTATCTGGTGGGAGCGAGCGCCCTGTAG
- a CDS encoding ABC transporter ATP-binding protein — translation MIKLVDVEKSFDSQVVLNKLNLEIPAGKITAIIGPSGEGKSVLLKHMIGLMKPDSGTVFVEGEDITVMRRHVLNRVREKFGMLFQNAALFDSMTVFENVAFPLEEKTSLSRLEIRDKVHEALEHVGLKGVDRKYPDELSGGMKKRVGLARALLLNPRIILFDEPTTGLDPIICRAIHQLIKDTHTRFGFTAVIVSHEIPEIFDISDNVAMLYRGRIIEMGTPEAIQRSEQPVVKQFISGSLEGPIQFV, via the coding sequence ATGATCAAATTGGTAGACGTGGAAAAATCATTCGACAGCCAGGTGGTGCTGAACAAGCTCAACCTGGAGATCCCGGCCGGCAAGATCACCGCCATCATCGGCCCGAGCGGCGAAGGGAAAAGTGTCCTGCTCAAGCACATGATCGGCCTGATGAAGCCTGACAGCGGCACGGTCTTCGTCGAGGGGGAGGACATCACGGTGATGCGCCGGCACGTCCTCAACCGGGTGCGGGAAAAGTTCGGCATGCTCTTCCAGAACGCGGCACTGTTCGATTCGATGACCGTTTTCGAAAACGTCGCCTTCCCGCTGGAAGAGAAGACTTCCCTGTCGCGGCTGGAAATCCGCGACAAGGTGCACGAGGCGCTGGAGCACGTGGGACTCAAGGGGGTGGACCGGAAATACCCCGACGAGCTCTCCGGCGGGATGAAAAAGCGGGTCGGCCTTGCCCGGGCGCTGCTCCTCAACCCCCGGATCATCCTGTTCGACGAGCCGACCACCGGTCTCGACCCGATCATCTGCCGGGCTATCCACCAGCTGATCAAGGATACCCACACCCGCTTCGGCTTCACGGCGGTGATCGTCTCCCACGAGATCCCGGAGATTTTCGACATCTCCGACAACGTCGCCATGCTCTACCGCGGCCGGATCATCGAGATGGGAACCCCGGAAGCGATCCAGCGGTCGGAGCAGCCGGTGGTCAAGCAGTTCATCAGCGGCAGCCTGGAAGGGCCGATCCAGTTTGTCTGA
- a CDS encoding MlaC/ttg2D family ABC transporter substrate-binding protein encodes MKWLILPILLLTFAASVPAYAQPTPTETVKKTVDEVVRIVSDKELKKPQNEKKRRDSLKKAIGAIFDYTQMSERSMARHWRDLSPAQKKDFVGLFETLLENSYAGKIESYNQEKILYQKEIIDGQYAEVRSKVVTPKRDQYSLDYRLINEGGQWKVYDVVIEGVSLVSNYRTQFNRIITDQGYNELVKKLRTKSQEIKGA; translated from the coding sequence ATGAAATGGCTGATCCTGCCCATCCTGCTCCTCACCTTCGCCGCCTCGGTGCCGGCCTATGCCCAGCCGACGCCGACCGAGACGGTCAAAAAGACCGTCGATGAAGTCGTGCGCATCGTCTCCGACAAGGAGCTGAAAAAACCGCAGAACGAGAAAAAACGCCGGGATTCCCTGAAAAAGGCCATCGGCGCGATCTTCGACTACACCCAGATGTCCGAACGCTCCATGGCCCGCCACTGGCGCGACCTCTCTCCTGCCCAGAAAAAAGACTTCGTCGGGCTGTTCGAAACCCTGCTGGAGAACTCCTACGCCGGCAAGATCGAATCGTATAACCAGGAGAAGATCCTCTACCAGAAAGAGATCATCGACGGCCAGTATGCCGAGGTCCGTTCGAAGGTCGTCACCCCCAAACGGGACCAGTACTCCCTCGACTACCGGCTGATCAACGAAGGTGGCCAGTGGAAGGTCTACGATGTCGTGATCGAGGGGGTCAGTCTCGTTTCCAACTACCGGACCCAGTTCAACCGGATCATCACCGACCAGGGGTATAACGAACTGGTCAAGAAACTGCGCACCAAGAGCCAGGAGATCAAAGGGGCCTGA
- a CDS encoding tetratricopeptide repeat protein, protein MRNSAQMLILTLLFIYFTGCALTPGDAALRAGHPEEAGMLYKAGAEQGDASAALKLGLLLEDGRVREETFGSPASWYEKACKLGSDPGCHNAGVSYEYGKNSVSKDITKAYSYYMIAAERGYMQSQYNVASLYSNHYVQPQNDVDGLKWMLLAQGAAKRCQNVPLCQWILNDPPGHKAKLKSRLSADQIKAAEALAISWKPKE, encoded by the coding sequence ATGCGAAACTCTGCGCAGATGCTCATCTTAACGTTATTGTTTATCTATTTTACCGGATGCGCCCTCACTCCCGGTGACGCAGCCCTGCGAGCAGGGCACCCGGAAGAAGCCGGCATGTTGTATAAGGCCGGGGCAGAACAGGGCGATGCTTCTGCTGCATTAAAACTTGGGCTGTTGCTGGAAGATGGTCGAGTCAGGGAAGAGACCTTTGGCAGCCCTGCCTCATGGTATGAAAAGGCCTGCAAGCTTGGGAGTGACCCTGGCTGTCACAATGCCGGAGTTTCCTATGAGTATGGTAAAAACAGCGTAAGCAAGGACATTACAAAAGCCTACAGCTATTATATGATAGCGGCTGAGCGGGGTTATATGCAGTCGCAATATAACGTGGCAAGCCTGTATTCAAACCACTATGTTCAACCCCAAAATGATGTTGACGGGTTGAAATGGATGCTGTTAGCTCAGGGTGCGGCAAAGAGATGCCAGAATGTTCCTCTCTGCCAATGGATATTGAATGATCCTCCAGGGCACAAAGCGAAACTCAAATCCCGGTTATCGGCCGATCAAATCAAAGCGGCAGAAGCTTTGGCCATCTCATGGAAGCCGAAGGAATAG
- the mlaD gene encoding outer membrane lipid asymmetry maintenance protein MlaD, with translation MKRVTLELIVGVFVMIGILCLAYLSIKLGKMELFGGNYYTITADFDSVSGLKAGASVEIAGVEVGRVDRIVLEQQTDQARVFLQIRDGIKLQSDVIAAVRTKGIIGDKFIKLKPGGSSTILAANGKIQDTESSVDLEELLSKYIHGSVD, from the coding sequence ATGAAGAGAGTCACACTCGAATTGATCGTCGGAGTTTTTGTCATGATCGGCATACTCTGCCTCGCCTACCTCTCCATCAAGCTTGGCAAGATGGAGCTGTTCGGCGGCAACTACTACACCATCACCGCCGATTTCGACTCGGTGTCGGGGCTGAAGGCGGGCGCCTCGGTGGAGATCGCGGGGGTCGAGGTGGGCAGGGTCGACCGGATCGTCCTCGAGCAGCAGACCGACCAGGCACGGGTCTTCCTCCAGATCAGGGACGGCATCAAGCTGCAGAGCGACGTCATCGCCGCCGTCCGCACCAAGGGAATCATCGGCGACAAGTTCATCAAGCTGAAACCGGGCGGTTCCTCGACCATTCTCGCCGCCAACGGCAAAATCCAGGACACCGAATCATCCGTTGACCTGGAAGAGCTGTTGAGCAAATACATTCACGGCTCGGTTGATTAG